The Lycium barbarum isolate Lr01 chromosome 10, ASM1917538v2, whole genome shotgun sequence genome includes a region encoding these proteins:
- the LOC132613077 gene encoding uncharacterized protein LOC132613077, with protein MSEDYKLLPNIGRNKIRFHVLSHINDILHSMGAGINEFKLVQQTIRPSKTAKEAKEVHFERTIVVSEEDVSLCKKLNRDQLKAYNIIIERIFSHRSGAFLVDGPGGTGKTFFYRALLATIRSKGYIALATTTSGVAASILPVGRTAHSLFKIPINVDDTFSCNISKQSALACLIRDAKLTIWDEVSMAKKKMIEVFDLLLKGLMDTNIRFGGKVVVFGGDFRQTLPVV; from the coding sequence ATGTCTGAAGATTACAAGTTACTACCCAATATTGGAAGAAACAAAATTCGATTTCATGTTTTAAGTCATATTAATGACATATTGCATTCTATGGGAGCTGGCATAAATGAATTTAAACTTGTTCAACAAACAATCCGACCTTCCAAAACAGCAAAAGAGGCAAAGGAAGTTCATTTTGAGAGAACAATTGTCGTTAGTGAAGAAGACGTCTCACTATGCAAAAAGCTGAATAGGGATCAACTTAAAGCTTATAATATAATTATTGAGAGAATATTCTCACATAGATCGGGAGCATTTCTTGTTGATGGTCCAGGAGGAACAGGAAAAACATTCTTTTATCGTGCTTTACTCGCAACTATACGGTCTAAAGGATATATAGCATTGGCAACAACTACTTCCGGTGTAGCTGCTTCCATTCTTCCTGTTGGACGAACTGCACATTCACTCTTTAAAATTCCAATAAATGTTGATGATACGTTTAGTTGCAATATTAGCAAACAAAGTGCACTAGCATGCTTAATTAGAGATGCAAAATTAACCATATGGGATGAAGTGTCAatggccaaaaaaaaaatgattgaagtttTTGATTTACTCTTGAAAGGCCTCATGGATACAAATATACGTTTTGGTGGAAAAGTTGTGGTTTTTGGAGGTGATTTCAGACAAACGCTTCCTGTTGTGTGA